A window of Nonomuraea angiospora genomic DNA:
GGACGGGCAGAAGTCTGCGTGGTCATGGTGCGTACCTTCCAAGGTGGGTGAGATGAGCGGGTGGCCGCGGCTCGCATCGCCGCGGGCTCCCTCATCAGGACACCACCCGCCAGGCCCTCGCAGGCCGTCAAAATGGGCCCTCACCAGGGAGGTCTCCGCGAAACTGGTACTGCCAGGGCCACCCTGGCGAAGGCCCGTCGTGCCAGGCTCGGCCACACTGGAGACATGGACCGAAGCAGCGAGATCGCCGGCTTCCTGCGCTCACGGCGCGCCGGGATCACCCCCGAGGAGGCCGGGCTGCCCTTCGACGGGCGCACCCGCCGGGTGCCCGGGCTGCGCCGCGACGAGGTGGCCCGCCTGGCCGGGGTCAGCACCGAGTACTACACCCGGCTCGAGCAGGGCCGCGCCGGCTCCCCGTCGCCCGAGGTCGTCGAGGCCCTCGCCCGGGCCCTGCGGCTCAACCCCTCCGAGCGCGAGCACCTCACCAACCTGCTGCTGGTCCGCCCCGCCGACGCGCGCCGGGCTGCGGTCAGCCCGCAGCGGGTCAGGCCGGGCCTGCACCTGATGCTGCACACCCTCGAGCACGTGCCCGCCTTCATCCTGGGCCGCCGTACCGACGTCCTGGCCTCCAACCGCCTGGCACGCGAGGTGCTGACCGACTTCGACGCCCTGCCCGCGCCCCAGCGGAACCTGGCCCGCTATTACCTGCTGGACCCCCAGGCTCGCGAGAGGGTCGGCGACTGGGAGCGGATCGCCGCCGAGACCGTCGCCGTCCTGCGCCTGGAGGCCGGCCGCCACCCCCACGACCGCCGGCTCGCCGACCTCGTCGGCGAGCTCACCCTGAGGTCGCCCGAGTTCTCCACCTGGTGGAACGACCATCGCGTGCTGCGCCGCACCCACGGCGCCAAGACCTACCACCACCCCCTCGTCGGCGACCTCCACTTCTCCTACGAGTCCTTCCAGGCCCCCGGCGACGCGGACCAGACCCTGTGCGTCTACAACGTCGAACCGGGCTCGGCGACCGCCCAGGCCCTCCGGCTCCTCACGAGCTGGACGGCGCCGCAGCACCAGGCGCACCCCCGGCCCGAGCACCACGGCTGAACACCTCAGGCGCGCCGGGGGGCGAGCCCGTTCAGCAGCGCGTCCAGGGCGAACTCGAAGCGATCTTGATGGTCGGCGGGCGTGCCGAGCCCGGCCGCGACCGCCTCGGCCAGCACCGGCAGACCGTCGAGGTCCAGGTCCGGGTTGTCCGGTCTGCCGGGCCCCGCCTCGGCCAGCGTGTGGCCGATCGCGAACGTGGCCGTCGCCGTGATCACGTGCAGCGCCTCCGAGGCCGTGAACCCCGCCTCGACCAGCGCCCCCGCCGCCCGCTCCACCGTACGCGGGCCGCCGGGCGTCGCCACCGGCCGGATCGCCACCACCGGCATCAGCCCGGGATGCCTGAGCAACTGCTCCCTGACCGAGACCGCGAACGCCCGCACCCACGCCCGCCACTCACCGGCCGGCTCCACGGCGACGCGCGAGAACACCAGCTCGACCAGGCCGTCGAGCATCGCGTCCTTGTTCGGGACGTAGTAGTAGAGCGTCATCGCCTCGACGCCCAGCGCCTTGCCGAGCTTGCGCATGGACAGCGCCTGCACGCCCTCGCGGTCGACGAGCGGCGGCTGGACGATCTGGGCGACTTTCTGGCGGCCGACGTGATCGACCACAACAAGATCATCGTCGGCGAGCCGGACGAGCCGGGCGCGGCCTTCGAGGGCATCCGGATGCAGCTCGACGCGTTCGACCCGTTCCACCTCCAGGTCGAGGAGGTCGTACGCGAGGGCGACAAGGCGGTGGCCCGCCTGACCATGTCGGGCACGCACAGCGGGACGCACCCCCGCATGCCGGTCCCGACGCACAAGAGCTTCCGGAATGAGGCGATCTTCCTGTTCACCCTGCGCGAGGGGAAGATCGCCGAGGTCCGCGCGGTCAGCGACCGGCTGGGGCTGTTCCTGCAGCTGGGCTGGGACTGGCCGGAGAGCGACTGATTCTACGCACCAGGGTCGGCGTGCTTGCGCAGGCGCCAGGCGGCCTGGGCGCCCAGGCTGGTGTCGATGTGTTCCCGCATGACGGCCGCGGCCGACTCCGCGTCGCCCGCGATCACGTACTCCAGCAGCGCCTCGTGCTCGGCGGCCTTGCGGTCGCGGGCGGCCTGGCCGCGCTCGACCTCCAGGGCGAGGCGGCGGTAGCGGTCGGCCTTGTCCCACAGGCCGTCGAGGGTCTGGATGAGCAGATCGTTGTGGGAGGCCGAGTAGAGGGCGGCGTGGAACCTGCGGTGGGCCACGAACTGCTCGTAGTCAGGGTTGCCGGGCAACGGCTTGAGTCCCTCGTGCGCGGTGCGCATGGCGGCGATGTCGGCCTTGGTGCGCCGTTCGGCGGCCAGCCCGATCGCCAGCGGGTCGAGGGAGCGGCGCAGCTCCAGCAGGTCGCGGGCCTCCTCGGCGGCCAGGGGTGCCACGCGGGCGTCGCGGTGGGCGTCCAGCTCGACCAGCCCCTCGCTCTTGAGCCGGCGCAGCGCCTCGCGCAGGGGAGTGGTGCTGATGCCGATGTCGCGGGCCAGCTGCGCCTGCGCGATGACGGAGCCGGGGAGCAGCTTCCCGGACAGGATCAGCTCCTTGACGCGCAGATAGGCGAAATCCGCCTTCGTCGTGTAGAGCTCGGCCGCTGATTCGCTCATCGCTGTCCTGTCTCGTCGGTGACCGTTATAACCTACATCGCCACTCGGCCTCGTCGGCAAGAGCCAACACACCACATCGTGGCCGCTATAAGCGATCTAAGAGGCTCTTCGCGTTACATTCCGGAAACGAAGGCTTGACGTCATAGGTTATAACGAAGCAGAGTGTGCGGCATCGCAGGCGACGGCTGGTCGGTCGCGCCTGGTCTAGGAGGAAGCACATGACCACCTTCCACCCCACGTTCCGCGCCCTGGGCGTCGCCGTACTCGCACTCGGCCTCCTCACGGCCTGCGGCGGTGGAGGAGAGGCGGCGAAACAGCCGCCGCCGAACACGATCGCGACGGGACAGGCCCCGTCCTACTACCCGAGCGAGTACGCCCAGCTCATCGAGGCGTCCAAGAAGGAGGGCGGCACCCTCACCATCTACTCCAACACCGACCAGGAGAACTGGGCGCCGATCTTCCGGGACTTCGAGAAGAAGTACCCCTGGGTGACGAAGATCGCGGCCAACAACCTGGACAGCGACGAGGTGTTCCAGCGGGTGCTCAGCGAGCAGGCCACCGGTAACTCGCCCGCCGACCTCGTCGTGTCGAACGCCGCCCAGGCCTGGGCCGACTTCGCCGCCCGGCCGGGCACCCTGATGGAGTACGCCTCGCCGGAGAAGGGCAAGCTGCCGGACTTCGGCGAGCTGCTCCCCAACGTGTACGCCATGTCCGCCGACCCCTGTCGATCGCGTACAACACCTCGCTGCTGCCCGAGAAGCCGACCGGGCTGAAGAGCCTGGCGGCGATCCTGGCCAAGGACCCCGCCCAGTACAAGAACAAGATCACCACGCGGGACGTGAGCGGCGCGTTCGGCTTCACCGTCTCGCACGCCTTCGCCGAGGCCCGCCCCGACTCGTGGACCTCGCTGCAGTCGGTGCTCCCGCTGGCCAGGCCGGAGACGTCGTCCGGCACCCAGCTCGAGAAGATCACCTCCGGCGAGTACGTGGCCGGCTTCTTCGTCAGCGCCGCCCCGGCGTACCCGGTGGTGGACAAGAGCGGCGGCCTGCTGGCGATCTCGTTCCTCGACGACGGCACGGTCGTGCTGCCGCGCGGCGTCGGCATCGCCGCCAAGGCGCCGCATCCGGCGACCTCGAAACTGTTCATGGACTTCGTGCTGTCGCAGGAGGGCCAGCGGGCGGTGGCCGAGGGCGGGCTCACCTCCTACCGCGACGGCGTCGCCACCGGCGACGGCCTGCACACCTACCAGGAGCTGGTCCAGGCCGTCGGCCAGGCCAACATCATCCTCGCCAAGTACGCGAAGGTCCCCGACGCCGAGGTCAAATCGTTCACCGGCAAGTGGAACGGCCTGCTCGGCCGCTGAGAGGAACCCGATGACCACCCTTTCCCCGCCGCGTCCGCCGGCGCATCCCCCGCCGCGCTACCGCAGGCCGCTGGGGCTGGCCCGGGAGAGCTGGCTGCAGTACGCCGTGCTGCTCCTGCTGGCGGTCCTGGTGCTGGCGCCGGTCGTCCCGTCGCTCTACCAGTCCTTCCTCGACCGCCCCCTGTACGAGGCGGGCGGCGTGCTCGGCGCCGGCAACTACGTGCGGCTGTTCACCGAGGCGGGATTCGGCCGCGTCGTGCTCAACACGGCGCTGTTCGCGGGGCTGACCACCGTGCTCAGCCTGCTCATCGCGGTGCCGATGGCCGTGGTCGTGGTGCGCACCAGGCTGCCCGGTGGCCGCGTGTTCGCCGCCGCCATGCAGTGGCCGTTCTTCATCTCCTCGCTCATCCTCGGCTTCGGCTGGATCACCATGTACGGCCCGGCCGGGTTCGTCAGCGTCGAGGTCCGCCGCCTGCTCGGCTTCCTGCCGTGGAACCTCTACTCCATCCCCGGCATGGCGCTGACCGAGGCCGTGGCGCTGGCCCCGATCGTCTACACCTTCTGTGCCGGCGCGCTGCGCCAGAGCGACGCCTCGCTGGAGGCCGCCGCCCAGGTGTGCGGGGCCGGGCCGCTGCGCATCCTGCGCTCGGTGATCCTGCCGCTGCTGCGCCCGCCCGTCGTCTACAGCTCGATCCTGGTGGTCAGCATGTCGGTGGAGACGCTGAGCGTGCCGCTGCTGTTCGGCCAGCCGGTGCGCATCGACGTCTTCTCCACCTTCCTGTACCGCAACGGCCTGCAGTCCATCAACCCGGACTACGGGGTGCTGGGCGCGGCCTCGGCGATCATCCTGGTGGTCACGGTCAGCCTGGTCGCGCTGCAGGCCAAGCTGCTGAAGAACGCCCAGCGGTTCGTCTCCGTCCGCGGCAAGGCGACCCGCCCGCGCCCCCTGGACCTCGGCCGGCTGAAGTGGATCAGCATGGCCGCCATCGCCTTCTACGTGGTGATGGGCGCCCTGGTGCCCATCGGCGGGCTGGTCTTCCGCTCCTTCACGCAGGTGTTCACGCCGCTGCAGTCGCCGTTCAGGACCCTCACCGGGGACAACTACGAACGGATCTTCACCTATCCGGTGTACGTGCAGTCCATCGTCAACAGCCTGCTCGTCGCGGCGATCGGCGCGGTCCTGGTCAGCGCGCTGTCGCTGCTGGCGGTCATGGTGGCCAGGCGCTCGACCTTCCGCTTCGCCCGCGCGGTGGAGTATCTGGCGCTCGCCCCGCAGGCGATGCCCGGCATCATCGTCGGCATCGGCCTGTTCTGGGCGCTGGCCTTCGCCCCGTTCGGGCTGGGGACCCTGATCCAGGGCACGCTGTGGGCGCTGATCATCGGTTTCGGGCTGCGCGCGCTGCCCAGCGGGTTCGGCTCCATCTCGCCGTCGATCATGCAGATCGGCCGCGAGCTCGACAACGCCGCCCGGGTCTCCGGCGCCGACTGGGTGCGGACGTTCACCCGCATCCTCGCGGCCCTGCTGCGGCCGGCCTTCGCCGGGGCGCTGATCCTGACGTTCGTGACGCTGCTCAAGGAGTACTCGCCCGCGGTGTTCCTGGGCTCGGCGGACTCCAACATCATCGGCACGACCATGCTCGAGCTGTGGGTGCAGGGCAACACCGGCTCCGTGGCCGCGCTGGCCAGCCTGCAGATCGCCATCACGGCGACCTTCGTCGGGCTCGCCGGACTACTTCTCAAGGGGCGTACAGATGCCTGAGGTCAAGGTCGCCAACCTGTCCAAGCGATTCGGGGACAACGCCGTCCTGCGTGACATCTCCTTCACCATCGCCGACGGCGAGTTCTTCACGCTGCTCGGCCCCAGCGGCTGCGGCAAGTCCACCACCCTGGCGTGCATCGCCGGCCTGGAGCGGCCGACCACCGGCAGCATCGCGGTCGGCCCGGCCACGTTCGTCGACGCCGGCACGTTCGTGCCGCCCGAGGGGCGCAACCTCGGGATGGTGTTCCAGTCGTACGCGCTGTGGCCGCACATGACGGTCGCCCAGAACCTGGCCATGCCGCTCAAGATCCGCAAGGTCGACCGGCGCACGCAGGACGGGCTCATCACCGAGGCGCTCGGCAAGGTGGGCCTGGCCGAGCTGAAGGACCGCTACCCGCACCAGCTGTCCGGCGGCCAGCAGCAGCGCGTCGCCCTGGCCCGCGCCCTGGTCTACTCGCCCAGCGTGCTGCTGCTGGACGAGCCGCTGTCCAACCTGGACGCGCAGCTGCGCGAGCAGGCCCGCGCCTGGCTCAAGCGGCTGCAGGAGGAGCTCGGCATCACCACCGTGTACGTCACCCACGACCAGGAGGAGGCCCTGGCCCTGAGCGACCGCATCGCGGTGATGTCCAAGGGCGACATGGTGCAGATCGGCACCCCGAAAGAGATCTACGAGACCCCCGCGACCGCCGAGGTGGCCGCGTTCGTCGGCCGCTGCAACTTCCTCACCGGCACGACGACCGGCCCGTCGCAGGTGCGGCTGGACTGCACCGGGCAGACCGTCACCGTCCCGGAGGCCGCGCCGGGCGGGCGCGTCACCGTGGCCGTCCGGCCCGAGCGGCTGGAGATCCTCCCGCCCGGCCGCGGCGCCCCCTCCGACGTGAACGTGCTCACCGCCGAGGTGCTCACCAGCTCCTACATCGGCTCCCGCTACGAGTACGGCCTGCGCCTGGGCGACCACGTCATCCAGGCCGAGACCGCCCGCCCGGGGCTGAGCGGCGAGGTCACGCTCGTCGTCGAGCCCGCCGCCTGCCTGCTCTACCCGACCACCGACGCCCTGCCCGAGGACGTCGAAGCACTCGTAAGGACGTAAATTTCGTGACTTCCTACCGTCTTGGCGTACTCGAAGGCGACGGCATCGGCCCCGAGATCGTCCCCGCGTCCGTCCTGGTCGTGGACGCCGCGCTGGCCGCCGCCGGCGCCGCCCCCGTCGAGTGGGTCGAGCTGCCGCTCGGCGCCGCCGCCATCGACACCCACGGCGACGCCGTACCGGAGACGACGCTCGCCGCCCTCGCCGAGCTGGACGCCTGGCTGCTCGGCCCGCACGACAGCGCCGCCTACCCCGAGCCGCACCGCTCCAGGCTCAACCCCAGCGGCACCATCCGCAAGCGCTTCGACCTGTTCGCCAACATCCGCCCGGCCAAGTCCTTCGACGGTGCCGACGCCGTCGTCCCCGGCACCGACCTGGTCATCGTCCGGGAGAACACGCAGGGCTTCTACGCCGACCGCAGCACCTACAGGGGCAGCGGCGAGTTCATGCCCACCCCCGACGTGGCCATCGCCATGGGCATCATCACCCGGCCCGCCGTCGAGCGGATCGCCGTCGAGGCGTTCGAGCTCGCCTCCCGCAGGCGCGGCAGGCTCACCATCGTCCACAAGGCCAACGTGCTGAAGCTGACCACCGGGATGTTTCGCGACGTCTGCCGCGAGGTCGCCGCCCGCTATCCGGACGTGGCCGTGGACGACTTCCACATCGACGCGATGACCGTGCACCTGGTGCGGCGGGCGAACGACTTCGACGTCATCGTCACCGAGAACATGTTCGGCGACATCCTGTCCGACCTGGCCGGCGAGATCGCCGGATCGCTCGGCATCGCCCCGTCCATCAACGCCTCCCACGAGCGCGCCATGGCCCAGGCCGCGCACGGCTCCGCCCCCGACATCGCCGGCCAGGACGTCGCCAACCCCATCGCGATGATCCTGTCCAGCGCCATGCTGCTCGACTGGCTCGGCGCCCGCCACCAGGACCCCGCCCTGGTCCGGGCCGCCGTCCTGATCGAGACGGCGGTCGCCGACACGGTCCGGGGCGGCACCCGTACCCGTGACATGGGCGGCACGGCGGGCACCAGAGCGTTCGCCGAGGCCGTCGCCGCCGGTGTGAAGCGATGAACCCGACGATCGCGGTCGTCAACGCCACCCCCGCCTCCATGCGGCCCGCCGCCGACGCGCTCGGCGAAGGGTTTCCCGAGGCCAGGGCCTGGCACCTCCTGGACGACCGGCTTGTCACCGAGGCCGACGCGGCCGGCGGCATGACGCCCGCGCTGACGCGCCGCATGCTCGCCCTCATCGACTACGCGGTCCGCGGGGGCGCCGACGCGGTGCTGCTGTCCTGCTCGATGTACGGGCCGACCGCCGCGCTCGCCCGGCGCTCGCACGAGGTGCCAGTGACGGGCTCGGACGAGGCCATGTTCGCCGAGGTCACCCGGCGGCGGCCCGGCACCGTGCTCGTGCTCGGCTCGCTCGCCTCCGCGGCGGCGGACTCGGCCCGGCGGCTCAAGGAGGTGGCGGGCGGCGTCGAGGTGCGCGCGATCGCGGCGCCGGGAGCCGCGGCCGCGGCCGGCGCCGGCGACTGGCCGGACCTGACCGACGCGCTCGCGCGGGCCGCCGCGCCTGGCCTCGACGGCGTCGAGCTGGTCCTGCTCGGGCAGTACTCGATCAGCCCCGTACGCGCCGAGCTGGCCGACCGGCTCGGCCTGCCGGTGCTGAGCCCGCCGCTGGCGGCGGCCCGGGCGTTGCGCGAGGCGCTGGCATGAGCCCGCTGCTGGGCTGCGTGGCCGACGACTACACCGGCGGCACCGACGTCGCCGCCGCGTTGCGCCGGTCGGGCCTGCGTACGGTGCTGATCTTCGGCGTCCCCGGGCCCGCGACCGCGCTCCCGGACAGCGACGCCGTCGTCGTCGCGCTCAAGACCCGCTCGATCCCGGCCGGGGAGGCGGTCGCCGCGTCGCTCGCCGTTCAGCGGTGGCTGGGCGAGCGAGGGGTCCGGCGCCTGTACGTCAAGTACTGCTCCACCTTCGACTCCACCGACCAGGGCAACATCGGCCCGGTCGCCGACGCGCTGACCGAGGCGGCCGGGGCCCGCCTGACCGTGGTGTGCCCGGCCGCTCCCGAGCACGGCCGCACCGTCTACCAGGGGCACCTGTTCGTCGGCGACCGGCTGCTGTCGGAGTCGTCGATGCGCCACCACCCGCTGACCCCGATGACCGACCCCGACCTGGTCCGCGTCCTGGGACGGCAGACCCCGCACCGCGTCGCGCTGGTCGCGCACGAGACCGTCCGGCGCGGAGCCGGCGCGGTGCGCGCGGCGCTCGACGCGCTGGGGGCCCAGGACGTCCGGTACGCGGTCACCGACGCCCTCGACGACCGCGACCTCGACGTCATCGCCCGCGCCACCGCGCACCTGCCCGTCGTCACGGGCGCGGCCGGGCTGGCCGGAGCCTTGGAGACCGCCCGGCACGAACAGGCCGTGCCCGCCCTCCCCACGGGACCGGGGGTCGTGCTCGCGGGCAGCTGCTCGGCCGCCACGCTGGAGCAGGTGGCCCTGGCCCGCCGGCGTATGCCCTCCTACCGGCTGCGCGCCGAGCAGGACGGGCCGGTCGAGGAGGCGCTCGGCTGGCTGAAGGCCAACCTCGCGGCGGAGGGCCGCGCCCTGGTCTACTCCTCCGCGCCCCCGGAGGAGCGCTCGCCCGGCGCGGCCGGCCCGCTGGAACGGGCGCTGGCGGCCGTCGCCGTCCGCGCCGCCGGGCTCGGCGCCCGGCGCATCGTCGTCGCCGGCGGCGAGACCTCCGGCGCCGTGGTCAACGCGCTCGGCGTGACCGGCGCGGTCGTGGGCGCCGAGGCCGACCGGGGAGTCCCCTGGCTGCTCACCACCGGCCACCCGAGCCTGGCCCTGCTGCTCAAGTCCGGCAACTTCGGCCGTCCCGACCTGCTCGTCACCGCTCTGGAAACACCATGACCGACATTTCCTCACAGATCGCCGAGCTGGGCGCGTCCCTGTACCACCGGCGGCTGACGCACGGCCGCACCGGCAACCTCAGCGCCCGCACCGGCGACGCCTTCCTCATCACCCCCACCGGCGGCTCCCTCGGCGACGTCGCACCCGATCGGCTGTCGCTGGTCAGCCTGGCGGGCGAGCACCTGGACGGGCCGCGCCCGTCGAAGGAGGCCTTCCTGCACGCCGCCTTCTACCGCGCCCGCCCGGACGCCGGCGCGGTCGTCCACCTGCACAGCACCCACTCCGTCGCCGTGTCCTGCCACGACGGCCTCGACCCGGACGACGTGCTGCCGCCGCTGACCGCCTACTACGTCATGCGCGTCGGGCGGCTGCCGCTGCTGCCCTACCACGCGCCCGGAGACCCGGCGCTGGGGCCGATCGCCGAACGGGCCGCCCGCACCGCGCACGCGCTGCTGCTGGCCAACCACGGGCCCATCGCCGCCGGCGCCGACCTCGCCTGCGCCGCGGACGTCGTCGAGGAGCTGGAGGAGACGGCGCGGCTGTGGCTGCTGCTGCGTGACCGTCCCGTCCGGCCGCTCACCCCCGACCAGATCAGGAGCCTGTCGTGATCCCCGCCGCCCAGCTGATCTCCTTCGGGATCGAGGTCCTGACCTCGTTCGGCGTCCCCGAACCGGACGCGCGGCTGGTCGCCGACAGCCTGGTCACGGCCGACGCGTGGGGGCACCCCTCGCACGGCATGCTTCGCCTGGAGTGGTACGCCGACCGCCTGCGCTCCGGCGCCATGCGCGCGGTGACCGACGTGGCCACCGTGCTCGACGGCGGCGCCGTCGCCGTCCTCGACGGCCGCGACGGCATCGGCCAGGTCGTCACCGCGTACGCGGCCCGCGACGCCGTACGCCGCGCCGGCGAGCACGGCGTGGGCGTGGTCGCGGTGCGCGACAGCAACCACTTCGGCACCGCCGCGTACTTCACCCGCATGATCGCCGCCGAGGGCTGCGTCGCCCTGCTGACCACCAACGGCAGCCCCGCCATGGCCCCGTGGGGCGGCCGGGAGAAGAGCGTGGGCGCCAACCCGTGGTCCATCGCGGTGCCCGGCGGCCGGCGCGGCCCGGTCGTGCTCGACATCGCGAACACCGTCGTCGCCCGGGGCAAGATCTACGCCGCCCTGGAACGCGGGCACGCCATCCCCGAGGGCTGGGCCCAGACGGCGGACGGCGTCCCCACCACCGACCCCGCCCTGGCCGTCGACGGGCTCATCCTGCCCATGGCCGGGCACAAGGGGTACGGCATCTCGTTCATGATGGACGTGCTGTCGGGCGTGCTGACCGGCAGCTCCTACGCCACCGACGTGGCCGGCCCCTACGTGCCCGACCGCCGCAGCGGCTGCGGCCACCTGCTGCTCGCGCTGCGCCTGGACGCCGTGGCCGACCCCGACGACTACGCGCGCCGCCTCGACGACCTCATCGACCGCACCAAGGCCGTGCCGCTCGCGCCCGGCTTCGACGAGATCTTCTATCCGGGCGAGATCGAGGACCGCAACGCCGCCGCGTCCGCCCTGGCCGGAGTGCGCCTGCCCGGCAGGACCCTGCGGGGCCTGCGCCGGCTCGCCGAGGCGTGCGCCGTCCCGCGACCCGCCTGGATGGACGCATGCTCGTCGTGATCGTCCGGCTCCAGGTGCGGCCCGGCCGCCTGGAGACCTTCCTCGACGGCATCCGGGCCAACGCCCGCGCCACCCGCGGCGAGCCCGGCTGCCTCCGCTCCTTCTGCCATCCCGTCTCGCTCCAAGGGCAGGCCACGTGACCGACTTCCTCACGGTGGGATCTCGCCGTTACCGCATCCACACCGCCGACGCGCCCGCGCGCTTGCCGTACAGCCTGCGCGTCATGCTGGAGAACCTGCTCCGGCACGCCGCACCCGCCGAGCAGGTGCGGGCACTGACCGGGTGGCGGCCGGACGCCGCCCGGACCGCCGCCGTGGACCTGCACCCCGCCCGGGTGTTCCTGCACGACACCAACGGCGTGCCCGTGCTGGCCGACCTGGCCTCCATGCGGGACGCCATGGCGGCGCTCGGCGGCGACCCCGCCTCGGTCAACCCGGCCATCCCCGCGGAGCTGGTCGTCGACCACTCCATCATCGCCGACGTCTTCGGCCGCCCCGACGCCCTGGCCCGCAACGCCGACCGCGAGTACGAGCGCAACGCCGAGCGCTACCGCTTCCTGCGCTGGGGCCAGGCGTCGCTGCGGGGCTTCACGGTGGTGCCGCCGGGCAAGGGCATCATGCACCAGATCAACGTGGAACACCTCGCCCGGGTGGTCATGACCCGCGGCGAGGAGGCGTACCCGGACCTGTGCCTGGGCACCGACTCGCACACCACCATGGTCAACGGGCTCGGCACGCTCGGCTGGGGCATCGGCGGCATCGAGGCCGAGGCGGCCATGCTGGGCCAGTCGGTGTCCATCCTCGTGCCCGACGTGGTGGGCGTGCGGCTGCACGGCGAGCTGCCCGTCGCCGCCACCGCGACCGACCTCGTGCTGACCCTCACCGAGCTGCTGCGCGACCACGGGGTGGTCGGCAAGATCGTCGAGTTCCACGGGCCGGGGGTCACCGCGCTGCCGGTGACCGACCGGGTGACGATCTCCAACATGAGCCCGGAGTTCGGCTCCAC
This region includes:
- a CDS encoding putative quinol monooxygenase, with protein sequence MLVVIVRLQVRPGRLETFLDGIRANARATRGEPGCLRSFCHPVSLQGQAT
- the otnK gene encoding 3-oxo-tetronate kinase encodes the protein MSPLLGCVADDYTGGTDVAAALRRSGLRTVLIFGVPGPATALPDSDAVVVALKTRSIPAGEAVAASLAVQRWLGERGVRRLYVKYCSTFDSTDQGNIGPVADALTEAAGARLTVVCPAAPEHGRTVYQGHLFVGDRLLSESSMRHHPLTPMTDPDLVRVLGRQTPHRVALVAHETVRRGAGAVRAALDALGAQDVRYAVTDALDDRDLDVIARATAHLPVVTGAAGLAGALETARHEQAVPALPTGPGVVLAGSCSAATLEQVALARRRMPSYRLRAEQDGPVEEALGWLKANLAAEGRALVYSSAPPEERSPGAAGPLERALAAVAVRAAGLGARRIVVAGGETSGAVVNALGVTGAVVGAEADRGVPWLLTTGHPSLALLLKSGNFGRPDLLVTALETP
- a CDS encoding Ldh family oxidoreductase; translated protein: MIPAAQLISFGIEVLTSFGVPEPDARLVADSLVTADAWGHPSHGMLRLEWYADRLRSGAMRAVTDVATVLDGGAVAVLDGRDGIGQVVTAYAARDAVRRAGEHGVGVVAVRDSNHFGTAAYFTRMIAAEGCVALLTTNGSPAMAPWGGREKSVGANPWSIAVPGGRRGPVVLDIANTVVARGKIYAALERGHAIPEGWAQTADGVPTTDPALAVDGLILPMAGHKGYGISFMMDVLSGVLTGSSYATDVAGPYVPDRRSGCGHLLLALRLDAVADPDDYARRLDDLIDRTKAVPLAPGFDEIFYPGEIEDRNAAASALAGVRLPGRTLRGLRRLAEACAVPRPAWMDACSS
- the otnC gene encoding 3-oxo-tetronate 4-phosphate decarboxylase, yielding MTDISSQIAELGASLYHRRLTHGRTGNLSARTGDAFLITPTGGSLGDVAPDRLSLVSLAGEHLDGPRPSKEAFLHAAFYRARPDAGAVVHLHSTHSVAVSCHDGLDPDDVLPPLTAYYVMRVGRLPLLPYHAPGDPALGPIAERAARTAHALLLANHGPIAAGADLACAADVVEELEETARLWLLLRDRPVRPLTPDQIRSLS